A single region of the Marinobacter nanhaiticus D15-8W genome encodes:
- the tsaB gene encoding tRNA (adenosine(37)-N6)-threonylcarbamoyltransferase complex dimerization subunit type 1 TsaB, with protein MKLLALDTTAEGCSAALWTDGGIFERAIRSPRGHTQHLLPMVRELVAESGIPLTELDALAFGRGPGSFTGLRIATGVVQGLAYGLDLPVVPVSSLAAVAAQAVRRGVAGEGDGIAVAFDARMGEVYWNCYRVQGGQLRASAEERVCAPDKVLLTENVDRWVGAGSGWTLVNQLPASLVETVAESYADWYPQAVDIASLAVADWSEGAQVPAWEAAPVYVRDEITWKKLPGR; from the coding sequence ATGAAACTCCTGGCATTGGATACCACCGCAGAGGGCTGTTCCGCAGCCCTCTGGACGGACGGCGGCATATTTGAACGCGCCATCCGTTCGCCCCGGGGCCACACCCAGCACCTGTTACCCATGGTCCGCGAACTGGTTGCCGAGAGCGGCATCCCGTTGACTGAACTCGATGCCTTGGCTTTCGGCCGTGGCCCGGGCTCGTTTACCGGCTTGCGTATCGCCACGGGCGTTGTCCAGGGCTTGGCATATGGCCTGGATCTCCCGGTGGTGCCCGTTTCTTCGTTGGCAGCTGTGGCCGCCCAGGCCGTGCGTCGCGGCGTTGCCGGCGAGGGGGACGGCATCGCCGTGGCATTCGACGCCCGTATGGGCGAAGTCTACTGGAATTGTTACAGGGTGCAGGGTGGCCAGCTGCGTGCATCCGCCGAAGAAAGGGTGTGCGCACCCGACAAGGTCTTACTTACCGAAAATGTTGATCGATGGGTCGGTGCTGGTTCCGGCTGGACCTTGGTCAACCAGTTACCTGCCAGCTTGGTCGAGACTGTGGCAGAATCCTACGCCGACTGGTACCCGCAAGCTGTCGATATCGCCTCCCTGGCGGTGGCGGACTGGTCTGAAGGCGCGCAAGTTCCCGCTTGGGAAGCCGCGCCTGTCTACGTCAGGGACGAAATTACCTGGAAGAAACTGCCGGGCCGTTGA
- the adk gene encoding adenylate kinase yields MRIILLGAPGAGKGTQAQFITGKFDIPQISTGDMLRAAVKAESPLGLEVKEIMASGGLVPDETIIALIKDRIKADDCKNGFLLDGFPRTIPQAEALKDEGVVIDYVVEIAVDDEEIVTRLSGRRVHEASGRIYHVKYDPPKTEGKDDETGEPLIQRSDDSEETVRNRLKIYHQQTAPLVHYYQDWAQKEPEAAPTYVRVEGVGSMDDIRDQILSKLQ; encoded by the coding sequence ATGAGAATTATTCTTTTGGGCGCGCCGGGCGCAGGTAAGGGTACCCAGGCTCAGTTCATCACCGGAAAGTTCGACATTCCCCAGATCTCCACGGGCGACATGCTGCGTGCCGCGGTCAAGGCCGAGAGTCCGCTGGGGCTTGAGGTCAAGGAAATCATGGCCTCTGGTGGCCTGGTGCCTGACGAGACCATCATCGCCCTGATCAAGGACCGCATCAAGGCGGACGATTGCAAGAATGGTTTCCTGCTCGATGGTTTCCCGCGCACGATTCCCCAGGCCGAAGCCCTGAAGGACGAAGGCGTGGTGATCGATTATGTCGTTGAAATCGCTGTGGACGATGAGGAAATCGTCACTCGCCTGTCCGGACGCCGCGTACATGAAGCCAGCGGTCGTATCTACCACGTCAAGTACGATCCGCCGAAGACGGAAGGCAAGGACGACGAAACTGGCGAGCCATTGATTCAGCGCTCCGACGACTCCGAGGAAACCGTCCGTAACCGTCTGAAGATCTATCACCAGCAGACCGCACCCCTGGTCCACTATTACCAGGACTGGGCCCAGAAGGAACCTGAAGCTGCGCCGACCTACGTTCGCGTTGAAGGGGTTGGCAGCATGGACGACATCCGCGACCAGATCCTGTCGAAACTTCAGTAA
- a CDS encoding HDOD domain-containing protein encodes MAASAKLEVFLNRKGVVYETVLHDEMPTFDVAVSSAGIAQEDVIRATLLIDLNGVVMAVHGYHTAVDVDAVSEATGRRLQLLTARQADRMFSDCESGFHPPIGAAYDMPVVVDEPVLAMRQAYMASGASNSMLRLDGRALRLSLAGARKGRISIVDEAHDIQAGSSGEITLEEVAHRLQKLYRLPPMPALALKILRLTANPEATAKELADLIEFDPSLTAQVMRYARSALFNYPGQINSVQEAVTRVLGFDRVAHVAMGIASVRAFDVPRDGMLGMDAFWRHSLYCAHLCQQMAMLTNADKGLAYLCGLLHNFGLLLIGHLFPDEFDQLNRLREANPEQSMRALEGQVFGGSQEFLSVGHGPIGGILHRLWQLPDEVVKSAGVHQHMEYEGDHAEYVHMVQLANGLLKQKGIGDEFNPDDTEALAESLGLGPADVDRLLEITDAVAEELDDLARSLAA; translated from the coding sequence GTGGCGGCATCAGCCAAACTGGAGGTTTTCCTCAACCGCAAGGGTGTTGTGTACGAAACCGTACTGCATGACGAAATGCCGACCTTCGATGTCGCTGTTTCCAGTGCAGGTATTGCCCAGGAGGACGTGATTCGCGCCACGCTGTTGATCGACCTCAATGGTGTCGTGATGGCGGTTCATGGTTATCACACGGCCGTGGATGTTGATGCGGTTTCGGAAGCCACCGGCCGCCGGCTTCAATTGCTCACCGCCCGCCAGGCCGACCGCATGTTCTCCGACTGTGAATCCGGTTTCCATCCACCGATCGGCGCGGCCTACGATATGCCTGTGGTCGTGGATGAGCCGGTGCTGGCCATGCGTCAGGCCTATATGGCTTCGGGGGCCAGCAACAGCATGCTACGCCTGGACGGGCGAGCATTGCGCCTGTCTCTCGCTGGCGCCCGCAAGGGGCGAATCAGCATCGTCGACGAGGCCCACGATATCCAGGCTGGGAGCAGTGGCGAGATAACCCTCGAAGAAGTCGCGCACCGCTTGCAGAAACTCTATCGCTTGCCTCCCATGCCGGCGCTGGCGCTAAAGATCCTGCGCCTGACCGCCAACCCGGAAGCGACGGCGAAGGAGTTGGCGGACCTGATCGAATTCGATCCCAGCCTGACAGCGCAGGTTATGCGGTACGCCCGCTCGGCACTATTCAACTACCCTGGCCAGATCAACTCCGTGCAGGAGGCTGTAACCCGGGTCCTTGGCTTCGATCGCGTAGCTCACGTTGCCATGGGTATTGCCTCTGTGCGTGCATTTGACGTGCCGCGTGACGGTATGCTCGGAATGGATGCGTTCTGGCGTCACTCGCTCTACTGCGCCCACCTGTGCCAACAGATGGCCATGCTGACCAATGCCGACAAGGGGCTGGCTTACCTTTGTGGCCTGCTACATAACTTCGGCCTGCTGTTGATCGGCCACCTCTTCCCGGACGAATTCGACCAGCTCAACCGCCTGCGTGAAGCCAATCCGGAGCAGAGTATGCGAGCGCTTGAAGGCCAGGTGTTCGGCGGCAGTCAGGAATTCCTCTCTGTCGGCCACGGGCCGATCGGCGGTATTCTGCACCGTCTCTGGCAGCTACCTGACGAAGTGGTCAAGAGTGCCGGGGTACACCAGCATATGGAGTATGAAGGCGACCACGCCGAATACGTTCATATGGTCCAGTTGGCCAATGGGCTGTTGAAACAGAAGGGTATCGGTGACGAATTCAATCCCGACGATACCGAAGCCCTCGCCGAATCCCTCGGGCTCGGTCCCGCAGATGTCGATCGGCTACTGGAGATAACCGACGCCGTGGCCGAGGAACTCGACGATCTGGCCCGCTCCCTCGCTGCCTGA
- the ppc gene encoding phosphoenolpyruvate carboxylase, translating into MTELHPHLRDNVRLLGELLGESIRKYPGQGCFDLIEEVRAAAKADRRQESGSGQRLVNLLSQLSDDQLLPVTRAFSQFLNLANLAEQYHGIRRKQGHHADVMVESLGEVFDRLLAKDIPAEELHRRVTELSIEFVLTAHPTEVTRRTLILKYDEISNCLGQLDHDDLLPVERAEIVGRLRQLIAEAWHTDEIRYQRPTAVDEAKWGFAVIENSLWQALPRFLRGLDKSLIEATGSGLPIDAAPLRFASWMGGDRDGNPNVTHEVTREVFWLGRWMAADLYLRDIQTLRAELSMWEASDALREAAGETREPYRAVLGQLRERLLRTRDWAEACVNGEPADDTDILFENEELITPLQLCYDSLVECGLDAIADGLLLDTIRRAHTFGLPLVRLDIRQEAGRHAEAVGEIVSELGLGDYESWSEKQREEFLVNELQGRRPLIPRNWEPSANVQEVLDTCAVIADQTPESLGSYVISMASQPSDVLSVILLLRESGMSRPLRVVPLFETLDDLRGAPDTMTALFQVDWYREYCAGRQEVMIGYSDSAKDAGQMMAAWAQYQAQEQLTEVAREHGVHLTLFHGRGGTVGRGGGPANRAILSQPPGSVNGSFRITEQGEMIRFKFGLPRLAEQSLTLYATAVIEATLAPPPGPQDEWRDMMDWMTERSLKAYRQVVRENPDFVTYFRQATPEQALGKLALGSRPARRKATGGVESLRAIPWIFAWTQMRMMLPSWLGSDVALKEAAEAGHVPMLREMMERWPFFKTYVDMLEMVLAKSDLRIASYYEKTLVEPELRHLGEDLRSRLADCIQQVKDLKQQGELLLDEPVFAHSLRVRNPYTDPLHYLQAELLRRDRESEDRGEVPELVERALKVTMAGIAAGMRNTG; encoded by the coding sequence ATGACCGAACTGCACCCGCATTTGAGAGATAATGTCAGGCTGCTGGGGGAACTCCTCGGCGAGAGTATCCGCAAGTATCCAGGACAGGGCTGTTTCGACCTGATCGAGGAGGTCAGGGCAGCAGCAAAGGCGGACAGACGCCAGGAGAGCGGCTCCGGCCAGCGACTCGTGAACCTGCTCAGTCAGCTCAGTGATGACCAGCTCCTGCCGGTCACACGGGCTTTCAGTCAGTTTCTCAACCTGGCGAACCTGGCCGAACAGTACCATGGTATCCGCCGCAAGCAGGGGCACCATGCAGACGTGATGGTGGAGTCCCTGGGCGAGGTGTTCGACCGCCTGCTGGCCAAGGATATTCCGGCCGAAGAGCTGCATCGTCGGGTTACCGAACTCAGTATCGAATTCGTTCTCACTGCCCATCCCACGGAAGTGACCCGTCGGACACTGATCCTCAAGTACGATGAAATCTCCAACTGTCTGGGCCAGCTCGACCATGACGACCTGCTGCCGGTAGAGCGCGCTGAAATCGTCGGTCGTCTGCGCCAGTTGATTGCCGAGGCCTGGCACACCGACGAAATCCGTTACCAGCGGCCCACGGCGGTGGACGAGGCCAAGTGGGGGTTTGCGGTCATCGAGAACAGCCTGTGGCAGGCACTACCGCGGTTCCTGCGGGGGCTCGATAAATCCCTGATCGAGGCGACCGGGAGTGGGCTACCTATCGATGCCGCACCCCTGCGCTTCGCGTCCTGGATGGGGGGTGACAGGGATGGCAACCCGAATGTGACCCACGAAGTTACCCGTGAAGTGTTCTGGCTAGGTCGCTGGATGGCGGCCGATCTCTACCTGCGTGATATCCAGACCCTGCGCGCCGAACTTTCCATGTGGGAGGCCAGCGACGCCCTGCGTGAAGCGGCCGGGGAGACCCGAGAGCCCTATCGCGCCGTGCTGGGCCAACTGCGGGAACGTTTGCTGCGCACCCGCGATTGGGCCGAAGCCTGCGTCAACGGTGAACCCGCCGATGACACCGATATCCTGTTCGAGAACGAGGAGCTGATTACGCCGCTCCAGCTCTGCTACGACTCCCTGGTTGAGTGCGGTCTGGATGCGATCGCCGATGGATTGCTGCTCGATACTATCCGCCGGGCTCATACCTTTGGTCTTCCGTTGGTACGGCTGGATATACGCCAGGAGGCGGGTCGTCATGCCGAGGCTGTGGGTGAGATCGTCAGCGAGCTGGGTCTGGGCGATTATGAATCCTGGAGCGAAAAGCAGCGCGAGGAATTCCTGGTAAACGAACTGCAGGGTCGTCGTCCACTGATCCCACGGAATTGGGAACCGTCGGCCAATGTTCAGGAGGTGCTCGATACCTGCGCCGTGATCGCCGATCAGACGCCTGAATCCCTGGGCTCATACGTGATATCCATGGCCAGTCAGCCGTCGGACGTGCTCAGCGTGATCCTGCTGCTGCGCGAATCCGGCATGTCCCGTCCCCTGCGTGTCGTGCCCCTGTTCGAAACCCTGGACGACCTGCGTGGAGCGCCGGACACCATGACCGCGCTGTTCCAGGTGGATTGGTATCGGGAATACTGCGCCGGCCGTCAGGAGGTGATGATCGGGTACTCGGACTCCGCCAAGGACGCTGGCCAGATGATGGCTGCCTGGGCGCAATACCAGGCGCAGGAGCAGTTGACCGAGGTGGCGCGGGAGCACGGTGTTCACCTGACCTTGTTCCACGGTCGTGGTGGTACCGTCGGACGGGGTGGCGGGCCGGCCAATCGGGCGATCCTGTCCCAGCCTCCGGGGTCGGTGAATGGCAGTTTCCGCATTACCGAACAGGGCGAAATGATCCGATTCAAGTTCGGCCTGCCGCGCCTGGCGGAACAGAGTCTGACCCTCTATGCCACGGCTGTGATCGAGGCGACCTTGGCACCGCCACCGGGCCCGCAGGACGAATGGCGCGACATGATGGACTGGATGACCGAACGGTCCCTGAAGGCCTATCGCCAAGTGGTTCGCGAGAACCCGGATTTCGTGACCTATTTCCGTCAGGCAACGCCCGAGCAGGCGTTGGGTAAGCTGGCCCTGGGCAGTCGTCCTGCCCGGCGCAAGGCTACCGGCGGCGTGGAAAGCCTGCGCGCCATCCCCTGGATTTTTGCCTGGACCCAGATGCGCATGATGCTGCCCAGCTGGCTCGGCAGTGACGTGGCGTTAAAAGAAGCAGCGGAAGCCGGCCACGTGCCCATGCTGCGCGAGATGATGGAGCGCTGGCCGTTCTTCAAGACCTATGTCGACATGCTGGAAATGGTGCTGGCCAAGTCGGACCTGCGCATTGCCAGCTACTACGAGAAGACACTCGTAGAGCCGGAATTGCGGCACCTGGGTGAGGATCTACGGTCGCGACTGGCGGACTGCATCCAACAGGTGAAAGACCTCAAGCAACAGGGCGAGCTCTTGCTGGACGAGCCAGTGTTCGCCCATTCGTTGCGCGTTCGTAACCCGTACACGGATCCGCTGCACTATCTGCAGGCCGAACTGTTGCGTCGTGACCGCGAAAGCGAAGATCGCGGGGAGGTGCCAGAGCTTGTGGAGCGTGCACTGAAGGTCACCATGGCCGGCATTGCTGCAGGCATGCGCAACACCGGCTAG
- the mazG gene encoding nucleoside triphosphate pyrophosphohydrolase, translated as MTDNDTGNSDANMENNYTIDDLKYLMARLRDPDIGCPWDCKQDFRSIVPHTLEEAHEVADAIERADYPHLKDELGDLLFQVIFYGQLGKEADHFDFDGVVDHLVRKLIRRHPHVFPEGTLESKVDPDNRPGDAEIKANWERIKAEERAMKPEADEAPEDSRLDGIAASLPAMVRAEKLQRRAANHGFDWPDIEPVFAKLHEEIDELKAAWQQALQDPDDRDALEDELGDLLFVCVNLARFLKVNPEQALRRTNRKFDARFRAIERVLASQGREFDAQTLDQLDEIWQSVKGVENGVQN; from the coding sequence ATGACCGACAATGACACGGGGAATAGCGACGCCAACATGGAAAACAACTACACGATAGATGATCTGAAGTACCTCATGGCGCGGCTGCGAGACCCGGACATCGGCTGCCCCTGGGACTGCAAACAGGACTTTCGCAGTATCGTGCCCCATACGCTCGAAGAGGCCCACGAGGTGGCCGACGCGATCGAGCGGGCAGACTACCCGCATCTCAAGGACGAATTGGGAGACCTGCTGTTCCAGGTCATCTTCTATGGGCAGTTGGGTAAAGAAGCGGACCACTTCGATTTCGATGGTGTCGTCGATCATCTCGTTCGTAAGCTGATCCGCCGTCATCCTCATGTGTTTCCCGAAGGCACGCTGGAGAGCAAGGTCGACCCTGACAACAGACCCGGCGATGCTGAGATCAAGGCCAATTGGGAGCGTATCAAAGCAGAAGAGCGCGCCATGAAGCCAGAGGCCGACGAGGCTCCGGAAGACAGCCGGCTCGACGGTATCGCCGCGTCCCTGCCGGCTATGGTCCGTGCCGAGAAGCTGCAGCGTCGGGCTGCTAACCACGGTTTTGACTGGCCCGACATCGAACCGGTATTCGCCAAACTGCATGAGGAAATCGACGAGCTGAAGGCCGCCTGGCAGCAAGCGCTACAGGATCCAGACGATCGCGATGCGCTGGAAGATGAACTGGGTGACCTGTTGTTCGTCTGTGTCAATCTGGCACGCTTCCTGAAGGTTAATCCTGAGCAGGCGCTCCGACGCACGAATCGCAAATTCGATGCACGGTTTCGGGCCATCGAACGGGTGCTTGCATCACAAGGGCGCGAGTTTGACGCTCAGACTCTCGACCAGCTGGACGAGATCTGGCAGTCGGTGAAAGGGGTGGAGAATGGGGTCCAGAATTAG